A single genomic interval of Portunus trituberculatus isolate SZX2019 chromosome 41, ASM1759143v1, whole genome shotgun sequence harbors:
- the LOC123516610 gene encoding piggyBac transposable element-derived protein 4-like isoform X4, whose product METTSFYGKHRGSHSDDPDDVAAENDSGDNADFSSETHSDSSSYAPSDSESGCDDDPGDDEGSGDDSSSEDDNDIVDSWNPTRATTRLFSFTGNEHLAVQPIPSETDGTASPFDVYKLFVTEDVMSHIVDETNRYANQVLQSQTVTRKSLLSEWRPTNKDEMSKFFGIIISMGIVNMPSMECYWSKKQIYAYDFVRKNISRNRFFLLLRMLHFNDNETFDKHRRLHKIEPILEMLRNNFKSVYSPGEKLVVDESLVPFRGRIYFRQYIPGKSHKYGIKLYKICTVNGYTWDLQVYTGNLSNEPEHNHSESMVLKLTKPLLKKGAIIYADNFYTSVPLAEKLLQEKTYYCGTVRKNRKLLPQDVMAAKLKKGDVIGKMNSKGVKVCHWKDKRDVYTLSTCPEHDAQLAPTGKKNRKGEEVMKPPSIIDYNVAKIGVDKSDQMTCYNSVLRKSSKWYRKLAIELLLGTSVVNAWVIYNKFCLQRRKQMSILEFKESVVMSLISGISKKLSPGPDRSLISGKCIGHELIEADGPKSKVRKRCRSCYDLIANAEGSKAARSKARRVVTFCNTCEDKPHLCVSCFNLRHSSY is encoded by the coding sequence ATGGAAACCACTTCATTTTATGGAAAGCACCGAGGATCTCACAGTGATGATCCAGATGATGTCGCAGCTGAAAATGATTCGGGAGATAATGCTGATTTTTCTTCTGAAACACATAGTGATTCTTCATCCTATGCCCCAAGTGATTCAGAAAGTGGTTGTGATGACGATCCTGGAGATGACGAAGGTTCAGGTGATGATAGCAGCTCAGAAGATGACAATGACATAGTCGATTCATGGAATCCTACAAGGGCTACAACAAGATTATTCTCCTTCACAGGGAACGAACATCTGGCAGTACAACCTATACCTTCTGAAACAGATGGAACGGCTTCTCCATTTGATGTCTATAAATTGTTTGTAACAGAAGATGTAATGTCTCATATTGTTGATGAAACAAATAGATATGCAAATCAAGTTCTTCAAAGTCAAACAGTGACTAGAAAATCACTTCTATCAGAGTGGCGTCCAACAAATAAGGATGAGATGAGCAAGTTCTTTGGCATCATAATCAGTATGGGAATTGTCAACATGCCATCAATGGAATGCTATTGGTCAAAGAAACAGATTTATGCCTATGATTTTGTTAGAAAGAATATTTCAAGAAATAGATTTTTCCTGCTCTTGCGAATGTTACATTTCAATGACAATGAAACTTTTGACAAACACAGAAGATTACACAAAATTGAACCTATCCTTGAAATGTTGAGGAATAACTTCAAATCAGTATATTCTCCTGGGGAGAAACTAGTAGTGGATGAGTCATTGGTTCCATTCAGAGGAAGAATCTATTTCAGACAGTATATTCCTGGCAAATCACATAAATATGGTATCAAATTATACAAGATTTGCACTGTAAATGGATATACATGGGATTTGCAGGTTTACACTGGCAACTTATCGAATGAACCTGAGCATAACCATTCAGAGTCTATGGTCCTCAAACTGACAAAGCCTCTTCTCAAAAAGGGTGCAATTATATATGCAGATAATTTCTATACCTCTGTACCATTAGCTGAAAAATTGCTCCAAGAAAAAACTTACTACTGTGGGACTGTACGTAAGAACAGGAAATTGTTACCTCAAGATGTCATGGCAGCAAAACTGAAGAAAGGTGATGTGATTGGAAAAATGAATTCAAAAGGAGTAAAAGTTTGTCattggaaagataaaagagatgtTTACACATTATCTACCTGCCCAGAACATGATGCACAACTTGCACCAACTGGTAAAAAAAAtcgaaagggagaggaggtgatgaaaccTCCAAGCATCATTGATTATAATGTTGCTAAAATTGGAGTTGACAAGTCTGACCAAATGACTTGTTACAATTCAGTTCTCAGAAAGAGTAGCAAATGGTACAGAAAGCTTGCTATTGAATTACTGTTAGGAACATCAGTTGTGAATGCTTGGGTTATTTATAACAAATTTTGTCTGCAGAGACGAAAACAAATGTCAATTTTGGAATTCAAGGAAAGTGTTGTAATGTCTCTCATCAGTGGCATCTCTAAGAAGCTGAGTCCAGGACCAGATAGATCTCTTATTTCGGGGAAGTGCATTGGTCATGAACTCATAGAAGCAGATGGACCAAAAagtaaggtgaggaagagatgtcGATCTTGTTATGATCTAATTGCCAATGCAGAGGGATCTAAAGCCGCTCGATCAAAAGCTCGCAGAGTGGTCACTTTTTGCAACACTTGCGAAGATAAACCACATCTTTGTGTGTCGTGCTTCAATCTGAGGCATTCCAGCTACTGA
- the LOC123516613 gene encoding uncharacterized protein LOC123516613 isoform X2, which translates to MEQYILPSHSVKPASMTKLSMPFSPQPGPSQQNHHLPSSQPEVQPTSLHSLPQQPPQVTKHADTSKCETPLSTPSPQAGPSWDVAPLPSSSPPKAALPAAGPGRRRNGKLDNMAITPRMLTIQNGILSEMRNIGASLDKIGDQLEVMNSTFSSHLKAMTGVLQVIANSLVESAYKEK; encoded by the coding sequence ATGGAACAATACATTTTGCCCAGTCACTCAGTAAAGCCTGCTTCTATGACAAAGTTATCCATGCCATTCTCACCTCAGCCAGGACCAAGCCAACAAAACCaccatcttccatcttctcaGCCAGAAGTGCAGCCTACATcactccactctctccctcaacaGCCCCCTCAAGTTACTAAGCATGCAGATACCAGCAAGTGTGAAACTCCTTTATCAACACCATCTCCTCAGGCTGGTCCCAGTTGGGATGTAGCCCCATTGccatcatcctctcctcctaaAGCGGCTCTGCCTGCTGCTGGTCCAGGCAGGCGACGTAATGGGAAGTTAGATAATATGGCAATTACTCCTCGCATGCTGACAATCCAAAACGGCATTCTCAGTGAGATGAGGAATATTGGAGCTTCATTGGACAAGATAGGTGATCAGCTGGAAGTGATGAATTCCACCTTCAGTAGTCATTTGAAGGCTATGACTGGAGTGCTGCAAGTCATAGCCAATTCCTTGGTTGAAAGTGcttacaaggaaaaataa
- the LOC123516613 gene encoding uncharacterized protein LOC123516613 isoform X1: MSRDQEIEEVVTVLDEEGNMEQYILPSHSVKPASMTKLSMPFSPQPGPSQQNHHLPSSQPEVQPTSLHSLPQQPPQVTKHADTSKCETPLSTPSPQAGPSWDVAPLPSSSPPKAALPAAGPGRRRNGKLDNMAITPRMLTIQNGILSEMRNIGASLDKIGDQLEVMNSTFSSHLKAMTGVLQVIANSLVESAYKEK; the protein is encoded by the exons ATGTCAAGGGACCAAGAGATAGAGGAGGTGGTCACAG TTTTGGATGAAGAGGGCAATATGGAACAATACATTTTGCCCAGTCACTCAGTAAAGCCTGCTTCTATGACAAAGTTATCCATGCCATTCTCACCTCAGCCAGGACCAAGCCAACAAAACCaccatcttccatcttctcaGCCAGAAGTGCAGCCTACATcactccactctctccctcaacaGCCCCCTCAAGTTACTAAGCATGCAGATACCAGCAAGTGTGAAACTCCTTTATCAACACCATCTCCTCAGGCTGGTCCCAGTTGGGATGTAGCCCCATTGccatcatcctctcctcctaaAGCGGCTCTGCCTGCTGCTGGTCCAGGCAGGCGACGTAATGGGAAGTTAGATAATATGGCAATTACTCCTCGCATGCTGACAATCCAAAACGGCATTCTCAGTGAGATGAGGAATATTGGAGCTTCATTGGACAAGATAGGTGATCAGCTGGAAGTGATGAATTCCACCTTCAGTAGTCATTTGAAGGCTATGACTGGAGTGCTGCAAGTCATAGCCAATTCCTTGGTTGAAAGTGcttacaaggaaaaataa